GGGTCGCCGGGCGAGGGCTCGCCAGGGCGCGCCGCGACCGGCGCGCGCGGGCCGGTCAGCGCCGCGTGCGAGAACGGGTCGTCCAGCCGCACGTAGATGCCGGGTGCGCCGGCCACGCGGTGGCCGGTCACGCCGTAGTGGGCGAGCGTGCGCAGCACCGCCTCTTCGATGCGGTAGACGTATTCCTTGACGTAGTAGCCCGCGCGCTGCAGGTCGAGCAGCGGGTAGGCCACCACCTGGCCGGGGCCATGGTAGGTGACCTGGCCGCCGCGGTTGGTGGCCACCACCGGAATCGCGCCGGGCACCAGGATATGGCCGCTTTGGCCCGCAAGTCCTTGTGTGTAGGTGCTCGGGTGCTCACAAATCCATAGCGCATCGGGGGTGTCTCCGGTGCGCGAGGCGGTGAAGTCCTGCATCGCCTGGTAGGTGGGCAGGTAGTCGACCCGGCCCTTGACGCACAGCTCCATGCGTCAGAGCACGACCTTCACCATCGGGTGCGAGGTCAGCGCGCGGTACAGGTCGTCGAGCTGCTCGCGGCTGGTCGCGGTGACGGTGACGGTGACGCCGAGGTAGTTGCCGGCCTTGCTGTCGCGCAGCTCGATGGTCGAGGCGTCGAAGTCGGGGTCGAACCGGTGCGCGATCTCGGTGATGGCGTGCACGAAGCCGTCGGCCTTGGCCCCCATCACCTTGATGGGGAACTTCGAGGGGTACTCGATCAGCGAGTCGCGGCGCGGATCGGTGGGCGAGGGCTCGGTCGCGGCCGGGGTCAGTGGGGTCGTGGTCATGGGCTGGGCTCCTGTTTGGCACACTGGTAACCTGCGTGCAACTGGGCATAGATGGGGCCGGGGCGGCCGTTTCCAACCGGCTGGCCGTCCAGCGTGGTGATGGGCAGCACCTCCTTGGTGGCCGAGGACAGGATCAGCTCGTCGGCGCCGAACACTTCGCTGCGGGCCAGGCGCCGCAGCTCGAAGCCGATGCCGCCGGCGCGGCAGAGCTCCTCGATCAGGCCATAGCGGATGCCTTCGAGCACCAGATGGTCCTTGGGCGGCCCCATGACGACGCCGTGCTTCACGACCCAGACGTTGCTGGCCGCGGCCTCGCTCAGGAAGCCGTCGCGGAACATCACGGTCTCCAGCGCGCCGGCGTCGGCGCTGATCTGGCGCGCGAACACCGCGCCCAGCAGGCTCACGCTCTTGATGTGGGCCTTCTGCCAGCGGAAGTCGTCGGCCGTGACGCAGGCCACGCCCTGGCTGCGCTGCGCCTCGGTGGGCAGCTTCATCACGTTGGTCATGACGAACACGGTGGGCGGGATGTCCTGCGGCATCACGTGGTCGCGCATGGCCACGCCGCGGGTCACCTGGATGTACACCAGTTGATCGGATTTTTCGGCAGAGGTCCCCGTGGATCGGGCAAAGTCTGCTATCAGTTTGAGAGCGATCTCGCGCCACTGCGCGTGCGTGAGCGGGTTCGCCATGCGCAGCTCGCGCAGGCTGCGGTCGAGCCGCGCCATGTGCTGGGCGAAGCGGAACGGCTGCCCGCCATACACCGGCACCACCTCGTAGACGCCGTCGCCGAAGATGAAGCCGCGGTCCAGCACGCTGATCTTCGCGTCCTTGAGCGAGGTGAACTCGCCGTTGAGGTAGCAGGGGAGGTCGGGCAGGGTGTTCATGGCCTGATTATCGGCAGGGGGCGGCGTCATTTCCAGAGCAGCACCGCC
The sequence above is a segment of the Variovorax terrae genome. Coding sequences within it:
- the lipB gene encoding lipoyl(octanoyl) transferase LipB, producing MELCVKGRVDYLPTYQAMQDFTASRTGDTPDALWICEHPSTYTQGLAGQSGHILVPGAIPVVATNRGGQVTYHGPGQVVAYPLLDLQRAGYYVKEYVYRIEEAVLRTLAHYGVTGHRVAGAPGIYVRLDDPFSHAALTGPRAPVAARPGEPSPGDPFRGLGKIAALGIKVSRHCTYHGVALNVAMDLEPFSRINPCGYAGLATVDLSTIGVSTTWDEAAGVLGQKLGTYLAP
- a CDS encoding D-amino acid aminotransferase, which produces MNTLPDLPCYLNGEFTSLKDAKISVLDRGFIFGDGVYEVVPVYGGQPFRFAQHMARLDRSLRELRMANPLTHAQWREIALKLIADFARSTGTSAEKSDQLVYIQVTRGVAMRDHVMPQDIPPTVFVMTNVMKLPTEAQRSQGVACVTADDFRWQKAHIKSVSLLGAVFARQISADAGALETVMFRDGFLSEAAASNVWVVKHGVVMGPPKDHLVLEGIRYGLIEELCRAGGIGFELRRLARSEVFGADELILSSATKEVLPITTLDGQPVGNGRPGPIYAQLHAGYQCAKQEPSP
- a CDS encoding YbeD family protein, translated to MTTTPLTPAATEPSPTDPRRDSLIEYPSKFPIKVMGAKADGFVHAITEIAHRFDPDFDASTIELRDSKAGNYLGVTVTVTATSREQLDDLYRALTSHPMVKVVL